GTGTTGGGGTTGCTGTCGTACTTGGCACTCATAATATTTGCGGCTCCCAATCAAGCTGGAAGCCGCTCTTGAACTGTCAGGTCAAGAGCGTTAGTTCACGCAGAATCGGTCGAATTATTTGACGACGCTGTAGGCATCGGCATCACCAAAACTTTATCGACGCGGTTGCCATCCATATCCATCACTTCAAAACGGTAGCCTTTCCATTCAAATTTGTCGGCAGCAATGGGGATACGACCGAGATGGGTAATCACAAAACCGCCCATTGTGTGATAGTTGCCTCTCCGATCTTCTGGCAATTCTTTTATACCAAAAAGTTCAAACAAATCTTCTACGGGCAACATTCCATCCAATAACCAGGAACCATCTTCGCGTTGCACGGCTTGCGGTTCGTCCTGCTGATACATAGAGGGTATATCGCCGACGATTTCGACTAAAATGTCGTTGAGTGTGACTAATCCTTGAATGACGCCATATTCATCCACCACCAGTACAATGTGGGTGCCGGATTGTTTGAACATCTCTAATACTTTTAATCCCCGCGTGCTTTCTGGCACAAATAAAGGCCGTCGCAAAGTTGCGGTTAAGTCAATTGGCTGACCTAGCAGAGAACGGGATAATAAGTCGGTAACTTGCACTACGCCCAAGACGTTATCCAGCTGTTCTTGGCAGACTAAGAGGCGAGAATGGCCGCTATCGATCATTTTTTGCCGATTCGCGTCAAGGGAGTCGTCAAGGTCGAGCCAGACAATATCGGGTCGTGGGGTCATTAAGGCGCTGACGGGCCGATCGCCTAAGCGAAACACCCTCTCCACCATGTCTTGTTCGGCTTCCTCAAACGTTCCCGCCTCGGTGCCTTGCGCGATCAAAATTGTGATGTCTCTTTCTGTGACCAGTGGCTCACCGGACGGTCTGACGCCCAAGAGCCGCACTACCATATCTGTAGAAGCGGCCAAAAGATAAACGATGGGAGAGGTAATTTTAGCCAAAGTCCGCATCGGGATGGCGACGGCAGCTGCGATCGGTTCTGGGTTGTTGAGGGCCAGCCGCTTGGGCACCAGTTCGCCAATAATCAGCGTCAGATAGGTGACGATCAAAATCGCGATTGTTGATGCGATCGCTTCTCTATATGGTGCTATCCAGGGAATCAGACCCACAATAGGCGCAACTCTCTTAGATATCACCGATTCGCCGAAGGCACCCGACAAGATGGCCAGAAGTGTCATGCCTACCTGAACGCTGGACAAGAACTGATTTGGGTGATTTGCCAGTGCCAAAGCAATGCGTGCCTTGGTATCCCCCTGCTCGGCCATTTGTTGCAGGCGCACCTTCTTGGCGGAGAGGATGGCCAGCTCTGACATCACAAACAGGGCGTTGAGGATAATCAGTGAGAGAACAATCAGAATTTCTAAGTTAAAAGACATTCCTAAAAGTGGGTGCGGATAAAGGCGAACTGTGCTAATAAACCCGGTTTCTCATCGCCTATCGCGAATACTGAATCGGTGTTCTAGGACTCGCTCCTTAGTCTAATATAGTGGAAACACTTCCTGAAAACAGTATTGGTAACAAGACTCCAGATCCATCAGGTGCATCAGAATAGCTATTGAACAATGAATCACAGGAAACCATAAATAAATTTATGAGTAACTTCGAGATTTTAGGGGCAACTGCCAGAGAAAGCGAACAACTGTTGACTACAATCTTCGAGCAGACTGCTGTTGGACTTGCCTATTTAAACATTGACGGCAAATGGCTACAGGTTAACCAAAAACTGGCCGAGATGATCGGCTATACCCGTGAGGAACTGCTGGCCCG
The Argonema galeatum A003/A1 genome window above contains:
- a CDS encoding hemolysin family protein codes for the protein MSFNLEILIVLSLIILNALFVMSELAILSAKKVRLQQMAEQGDTKARIALALANHPNQFLSSVQVGMTLLAILSGAFGESVISKRVAPIVGLIPWIAPYREAIASTIAILIVTYLTLIIGELVPKRLALNNPEPIAAAVAIPMRTLAKITSPIVYLLAASTDMVVRLLGVRPSGEPLVTERDITILIAQGTEAGTFEEAEQDMVERVFRLGDRPVSALMTPRPDIVWLDLDDSLDANRQKMIDSGHSRLLVCQEQLDNVLGVVQVTDLLSRSLLGQPIDLTATLRRPLFVPESTRGLKVLEMFKQSGTHIVLVVDEYGVIQGLVTLNDILVEIVGDIPSMYQQDEPQAVQREDGSWLLDGMLPVEDLFELFGIKELPEDRRGNYHTMGGFVITHLGRIPIAADKFEWKGYRFEVMDMDGNRVDKVLVMPMPTASSNNSTDSA